GAGCACACAAACAGGGCTCGTACAGCGCGGCATTGCGCTGCCCGAGCCCTGCTCACATCGAAAGCCTGCCCTGAAGTTTAGAGCTGGCCGCCGACGAAGACGGTGAGGTCGACGAGACGGTTGGAGTAACCCCACTCGTTGTCGTACCAACCCAGGATCTTCACCGTGTTGCCTTCCTGGACCATGGTCAGGGAGGCGTCGAAGGTGCAGGAGGCCGGGTCGCCCACGATGTCCGAGGACACGATCTGGTCCTCGGTGTAGTACAGGATGCCCTTGAGGTCGCCGTCGTCGGCGGCCTTCTTGAACGCGGCGTTGACCTCGTCCTTGGTGACCTCGCGGTCCAGGGTCACGACCAGGTCGGTGGCGGAACCGGTCGGGACCGGGACGCGCATCGCGATGCCGTCGAGCTTGCCCTTGAGCTGCGGGAGGACCAGGGCGGTGGCCTTGGCGGCACCCGTCGTGGTCGGGATGATGTTCTCCGCGGCGGCGCGGGCGCGGCGCAGGTCGGAGTGCGGGAAGTCCAGGATGCGCTGGTCGTTGGTGTACGCGTGGACCGTGGTCATCAGGCCCTTGACGATGCCGAAGTTCTCGTCGAGAACCTTGGCCATCGGCGCCACACAGTTGGTCGTGCAGGACGCGTTCGAGATGACGTGGTGCTGCGCCGCGTCGTACTTGTCCTGGTTGACGCCCATCACGATGGTGATGTCCTCGTCCTTGGCCGGAGCCGAGATGAGGACCTTCTTGGCGCCGCCGGCGATGTGCT
Above is a genomic segment from Streptomyces sp. NBC_00094 containing:
- the gap gene encoding type I glyceraldehyde-3-phosphate dehydrogenase; protein product: MTIRVGINGFGRIGRNYFRALLEQGADIEIVAVNDLGDTATTAHLLKYDTILGRLKAEVTHTADTITVDGRTIKVLSERNPADIPWGELGVDIVIESTGIFTKKADAAKHIAGGAKKVLISAPAKDEDITIVMGVNQDKYDAAQHHVISNASCTTNCVAPMAKVLDENFGIVKGLMTTVHAYTNDQRILDFPHSDLRRARAAAENIIPTTTGAAKATALVLPQLKGKLDGIAMRVPVPTGSATDLVVTLDREVTKDEVNAAFKKAADDGDLKGILYYTEDQIVSSDIVGDPASCTFDASLTMVQEGNTVKILGWYDNEWGYSNRLVDLTVFVGGQL